The Candidatus Poribacteria bacterium DNA window CACCGACTAAATTTAGTAAATCATCTTTACGAATTTCGTCTAAAAACCAATCAAGCCGTTCATTACGAATGCCAAATTTGGAGTTTTTCATACCAGTGGAGACATACGGATGCACCTCTGGATCCACATCCGGATTGATGCGGATAAGCACATTGGCAGCTTTATTGAGTTCCTTTGCTGTCTGCTGGATGTGTGCCAAATCAAATTCGCTGTCAATGTTAATCAGCACACCGTGTTCAACGGCGAGACTAAGTTCCTCCAGCGTCTTACCGTTGCCGTTTAGAATTGTCCGTCTCAAATCGAATCCCGCCGCAAGCGACATCCGCAATTCGTTTCCGCTGACGAGGACTGCACCACTACCGAGTGCGCTGAGACGTTTGAGTAGCGTGAGGTTGTTATTCGCCTTAATCGCGTAACCGATAATTGAGTCCATCCCCTCAAGTGCTTTCTGATATGCGGCATAGTTCGCCTCTAACTGTGCCAGACTGTAGAGATAAAATGGGCTGTAGGGCACCTCTTCTTGAATGTCTTTAACTCTCAACTTTTCGCAGTAGAGATACCCGTTTTTATAATGAAAACTCATCTGTTTCTGAATATGCTCCTATTAATACTCGCGTTTGTGCCAGTCATCTTCCCAGAGGTTGAATGAACCTTCGCGATAAGGGTGTTCGGCGATAAGTTCCTCATTTAGTTCCATACCGAGTCCAGGTCCATCAGGCAGACTAAAGTAACCATCAATCACTTCGGGGCATCCCGTCGCTGCCTCTTTAACCCACGCCTCAGAAAAATCATTGAAATGCTCCTGAATCTTGAAGTTTGTGGTGCAAGCAGCGAAGTGCAAAGCGGTCGCTGTGGAGACAGGGCCCCCGACGTTATGCGGGGCAACAGTCATATAGCACATGTCCCCCATCGCTGCGATTTTCTTAGTTTCTAAGAAGCCTCCTGTCTGCGTAATATCCGGTTGCAGTATATCCGCTGCTTGTAGGTTAATCAACTCACGGTACTCATACTTATTGTGAAGTCGCTCACCCGTAGCAACGGGCAGGTTGATTTTGTCAGCCGCTTTTGCGAGGGCTGCAATATTATCAGGCGGCACAGGCTCCTCGACCCAACTCGGTTGGAACTGTTCCAATTCCGCAGCAATTTCTATCGCTGTATACGGGCTAAATCTACCGTGCATCTCAACAAGAATTTCGACATCGGGCCCGACAGCGTCACGCACCGCTTCAACGAGTCCAACAGACTTCAACTTTTCTTCGTAAGAAAGTTCATAGTAGCCTGCACCGAACGGATCAAACTTCAGCGCTCGGTAACCTTTTTCAAGCACCCTTTTCGCTGCAGCATGAAATTCGTCAGTGGAGCGTTCCACGCGATACCAACCGTTGGCGTATGCCTTAATCTGATCGCGACAGGCACCACCGAGTAACCGGTAGACCGGTTGATTCAACGCCTTGCCGATAATATCCCAGCACGCGATTTCAATAACGCTGATGCCGGTTGCCACGATTTCACCAGCGCGACCGTAGTCATCTCGAAAGAGTCTCTGATAGAGATCTTCTGTATTAAATGGATCGCTGCCAATGACATGCCGCTTCTTCGCACCATCAATATAAGCAACAAGCGCATCGGTGCGGTTATTCATTCGCACCTCACTGACACCGGTCAACCCTTCATCGGTTTCGACTTTGACGAAGGTTAAGTTCCGCCAACTGGTCCCCATGACCAAGGTTTTGACATCTGTAATCTTCATTTTTTTAATTATGGGCCTTTCTGCTCGGTTTTTTCCGTTGTCGAAAACGGGTTTCCGAGCTAACTAAACATATTTTTAAATTAATAGGACTTGCGCATTCCCTCTTAAAGTCCCCCTGATAAGGGGGATTTAGGGGGTTTTAAATACAACGAAATACACTCACTGTGAAGCGTTTTCAGGAAAATATACCGATTCTCCGTTCAATTTGTGTAAGTCCTAATTAAGCAGGGTGAGCAAATAAGCAAGGTAAGCAAACCATTTAGTTTCTTGCTTCTGCCTCCGAAACACTGCGTTGTCCGCCCCTTTGTGTTGGTGCTTGCTCAATCGTTGGTGCCTCTTCACCTACCTCCAGCATCCGCCGAATAAGACGTTCTCTCATCACTTCTGTAACAGGTTCATGCGATCGCAACCCGACGAGATTCTTCAATTCGTACGGGTCTGCCTGCAGGTCGTAGAGGTATTGCTCCACATACCGGTCTGATCCTGCATCTTTGCCACCGCTCTTATTTGGGGCATCAACACCGTATTTCCAACGTTGCGTCCGAATAGCACGTCCGACCTGTGCCTCGCTAATTTGGACGAAGACCTCTTCTGGCCAGCCATCCGTTTCGCCGCGTACCAACGGCATGATAGATTTACCTTGCATCTCAGTTGGCACTTCCAAACCTGCTGCATCGAGGAGCGTCGGTGGAAGATCAACGAGACTGACGAGTTCTTGGAGTTGTCCACCACCAATGAAATCGCCGCCATGGAACGCAGTCGGCACACGGATAGAACTTTCATGACATGAACGTTTATATTCACCATTACGGGTTTTGAAATGGCACCCATGGTCAGAGGTAAAAAGAATAATCGTGTTATCAAGCAAATGGAGGCTCTTGAGCGCATCTAAAAGTCTCCCGAGTGCTTCGTCCAACCTTTTCACCATACCGTAATAACCACCTAAATGCTGGTGTGTCGAGCCACCAAGCGCGGCGAGATCCGGTGGTATCCATTTCCCCGTATACCGCTCCCGATACCCATCCGGCGGCGGATAATCGTCCAAGTGGTTTTGGTGGTGCGGCTCAATGTATGACGTAAAGAGGTAAAATGGATCGGTCTTATGCCGGTCAACGTAGCGTATTACTGCATCGGTGAGCGCGTCCACACGATAGCCGGGGAGATCAACGGGGTTGTTGTCGTTATCGTAAAGTGTTGTCTGATACGCATCGGAGGTGAACTCAAGAACATTGGATGCTAACCAGTAGTCATACCCACCGCGGTGCTCCGCTGGCACAGGTCCCGGTCCCGTACCACCACTATAGAGGTGCCACTTACCGATGTATCCGGTGGCGTAGCCTGCCTCGCCAAAATGGTGTGCAAGCGTCTTGAGGTTCGGAGACAATGGAATACCGTTTCGGAAGCATCCCGTCCGAGTCGCATATAACCCCGTTTGGAGGCATGAGCGCGCAGGACCACAGACAGGCTGACACGTAAAGGAACGATGGACATGTGTGCCGCGCTGTGCCATACGGTCGAAGTTGGGGGTCAGGTCAAGCGGATTCCCGTGCAAGCCGGACGTATCCCATCGCTGCTGGTCAGTGAAAAAGACAATGACATTCGGTTGATTTGAATCTTGTGGCATAGTTTTATCTTCCTCTCTATTCAAGTTTGGCTATGCCCATTTTAAGAGATGTCCAGCCAGAAGTCAAGCAGAAAATTAGGATAATGAGAAGATGAGTATTAGAAAATTAAAGCGAAGCATGTTATACTTTAAGTAGCAGGTTAGAAATATGGATAATCGGTCACCATGCGTAAATTAGCGAAAAGCCCATTACGATACCCAGGTGGTAAATCCAGAGCACTAAAACAGATTCTGC harbors:
- a CDS encoding sulfatase-like hydrolase/transferase — translated: MPQDSNQPNVIVFFTDQQRWDTSGLHGNPLDLTPNFDRMAQRGTHVHRSFTCQPVCGPARSCLQTGLYATRTGCFRNGIPLSPNLKTLAHHFGEAGYATGYIGKWHLYSGGTGPGPVPAEHRGGYDYWLASNVLEFTSDAYQTTLYDNDNNPVDLPGYRVDALTDAVIRYVDRHKTDPFYLFTSYIEPHHQNHLDDYPPPDGYRERYTGKWIPPDLAALGGSTHQHLGGYYGMVKRLDEALGRLLDALKSLHLLDNTIILFTSDHGCHFKTRNGEYKRSCHESSIRVPTAFHGGDFIGGGQLQELVSLVDLPPTLLDAAGLEVPTEMQGKSIMPLVRGETDGWPEEVFVQISEAQVGRAIRTQRWKYGVDAPNKSGGKDAGSDRYVEQYLYDLQADPYELKNLVGLRSHEPVTEVMRERLIRRMLEVGEEAPTIEQAPTQRGGQRSVSEAEARN
- a CDS encoding mandelate racemase/muconate lactonizing enzyme family protein — translated: MKITDVKTLVMGTSWRNLTFVKVETDEGLTGVSEVRMNNRTDALVAYIDGAKKRHVIGSDPFNTEDLYQRLFRDDYGRAGEIVATGISVIEIACWDIIGKALNQPVYRLLGGACRDQIKAYANGWYRVERSTDEFHAAAKRVLEKGYRALKFDPFGAGYYELSYEEKLKSVGLVEAVRDAVGPDVEILVEMHGRFSPYTAIEIAAELEQFQPSWVEEPVPPDNIAALAKAADKINLPVATGERLHNKYEYRELINLQAADILQPDITQTGGFLETKKIAAMGDMCYMTVAPHNVGGPVSTATALHFAACTTNFKIQEHFNDFSEAWVKEAATGCPEVIDGYFSLPDGPGLGMELNEELIAEHPYREGSFNLWEDDWHKREY